One Aerococcus urinaeequi DNA segment encodes these proteins:
- the ybeY gene encoding rRNA maturation RNase YbeY, with product MKIRVINDRQGKKKKGEKVLDLIFEDKTNGLSSKDKEMLHELLDFAADYLKLTGEIDLSLTIVNDAEIHEINKTYRNIDRPTDVISFAIEDLGEDELAVMGLPEDMPRELGDLFISIDKTREQAADYGHSFERELGFLAVHGFLHLNGYDHLNEADEKEMFGLQKEILDAYGLKRA from the coding sequence ATGAAGATAAGGGTAATTAACGATAGACAAGGCAAAAAGAAAAAAGGTGAAAAAGTGTTAGATTTAATTTTTGAAGATAAGACGAATGGGCTTTCTAGTAAAGATAAAGAGATGTTGCATGAATTATTGGATTTTGCAGCAGATTATTTGAAACTTACTGGAGAAATTGACTTATCTTTGACCATCGTGAACGATGCAGAAATTCATGAAATCAATAAAACTTATCGCAACATTGACCGTCCAACTGACGTGATTTCTTTTGCGATTGAAGATTTAGGTGAAGATGAATTAGCAGTTATGGGCTTGCCAGAGGATATGCCACGTGAATTGGGCGATCTTTTTATCTCGATTGATAAAACACGCGAACAAGCAGCTGATTATGGCCATTCTTTTGAACGTGAACTAGGCTTTTTAGCTGTCCATGGATTCTTGCATTTGAATGGTTACGACCATTTGAATGAAGCAGATGAAAAGGAAATGTTTGGCCTACAGAAAGAGATTTTAGATGCTTATGGACTTAAAAGAGCGTAA
- the glyQ gene encoding glycine--tRNA ligase subunit alpha yields the protein MNILATNQKTFQDIILTLQNYWAEQGCLVLNAYDTEKGAGTMSPYTFLRAIGPEPWNACYVEPSRRPADGRYGENPNRLYQHHQFQVVMKPNPDNIQELYIESLKQLGIDPLKHDIRFVEDNWENPSLGCAGLGWEVWLDGMEVTQFTYFQQVGGLECKPVTSELTYGLERLASYIQEVDSVYDIEWVEGVKYGEIFGQAEYEHSVYSFEESDVDMLFSAFNKYEAEALKQIDNELVHPAYDYILKCSHAFNLLDARGVISVTDRAAYLARIRNMARRVAKMFVKKRADLGYPLLDRETAEALLKEEK from the coding sequence GTGAACATCTTGGCAACGAATCAAAAAACATTTCAAGATATAATTTTAACTTTACAAAACTACTGGGCTGAACAAGGTTGTTTAGTTTTAAACGCTTATGATACAGAAAAAGGTGCGGGTACCATGTCACCTTATACTTTCTTGCGTGCAATTGGTCCTGAACCATGGAACGCTTGTTACGTAGAACCATCTCGTCGTCCAGCAGATGGTCGTTACGGTGAGAACCCTAACCGTTTATACCAACATCACCAATTCCAAGTGGTGATGAAACCAAACCCAGATAACATTCAAGAATTATACATTGAAAGCTTGAAACAATTAGGAATTGACCCATTAAAACATGATATTCGTTTTGTAGAAGACAACTGGGAAAACCCATCACTTGGCTGTGCTGGTTTAGGTTGGGAAGTTTGGTTAGATGGGATGGAAGTCACTCAATTTACTTATTTCCAACAAGTTGGTGGTTTAGAATGTAAACCTGTTACATCGGAATTAACATATGGTTTAGAACGTTTAGCTTCTTACATCCAAGAAGTAGATTCAGTTTACGATATTGAATGGGTTGAAGGCGTTAAATACGGTGAAATTTTTGGTCAAGCAGAATACGAGCATTCAGTTTACTCATTTGAAGAATCGGATGTAGATATGTTATTCTCTGCCTTCAATAAGTATGAAGCTGAAGCCTTGAAACAAATCGACAACGAATTAGTCCACCCAGCTTATGACTACATTTTGAAATGTTCACATGCATTTAACTTACTAGATGCTCGTGGTGTGATTTCTGTTACTGACCGTGCAGCTTACCTTGCTCGTATCCGTAACATGGCCCGCCGTGTAGCTAAAATGTTTGTGAAGAAACGTGCTGACTTGGGTTACCCATTGTTAGACCGTGAAACAGCAGAAGCGTTATTGAAGGAGGAAAAATAA
- the glyS gene encoding glycine--tRNA ligase subunit beta produces the protein MSQHTFLFEIGLEEVPAQYVRNAVNQLKSLVENFLSDNRLTFDNVETFATPRRLTVRVNGLADKQTDFSEVAKGPAKRIAQDEEGNWTKAAQGFARGKGASVEDIYFEEVKGEEYVFINISEPGSQAADILQDVVSVIDQMSFPVSMHWASYDVKYIRPIHWMVALLDDQVLPLTFLNLTASNISRGHRYLGSQEVVIVDANAYEAALADEFVIVNQDERKALIEQQIEQLANENKYQIDIDADLLEEVTQIVEYPTAFIGNFDDKYLALPDEVLITSMKNHQRYFYVKDQVGKLLPLFLAVRNGNADHLDNVRKGNQKVLTARLEDGFFFVNEDKTKTIQDFQDRLAKVTFHAEIGSLQEKMARTGQIAKYLAEKWSGQLADVQTGDITRTGEIYKFDLMTGIVDEFSELQGIMGEKYALAFGEVPAVATAIREHYMPISAEGELPASQLGKLFAVSDKLDSVISFFNIDRIPSGSNDPFALRRQTSGIVRILIENELTFDWKTDIISILQTVYGIEDQERLVELQTALSQFVNDRLKAILNDQEVRYDIADAVLQSRSADILRKLAASKVLQAASEKASFKETLEAWNRILNLGAKARELNVQDVTIEESRFESDSEAALFNAAKGLEMTNDMQDNYNQLEALTPVITEFFDNNMVFAEDQTVQNNRLAILSMIAQAILTLADTNRINTK, from the coding sequence ATGAGCCAACATACATTTTTATTTGAAATTGGTTTGGAAGAAGTACCTGCTCAATACGTACGTAATGCCGTGAACCAATTAAAATCACTAGTAGAAAACTTTTTATCAGACAACCGTTTAACTTTTGACAATGTCGAAACATTTGCGACACCTCGCCGTTTGACTGTACGTGTTAATGGTTTAGCCGACAAGCAAACAGACTTTTCTGAAGTAGCTAAGGGACCTGCTAAACGTATTGCCCAAGATGAAGAGGGTAATTGGACCAAAGCTGCCCAAGGTTTCGCTCGCGGTAAAGGTGCCTCTGTTGAGGATATTTACTTTGAAGAAGTTAAAGGTGAAGAGTATGTTTTCATTAATATTTCGGAACCAGGTAGCCAAGCGGCCGACATTTTACAAGATGTGGTTTCAGTTATCGACCAAATGTCATTCCCTGTTTCAATGCACTGGGCGTCTTATGACGTTAAATACATTCGTCCAATCCACTGGATGGTTGCCTTATTAGATGACCAAGTCTTACCGTTAACATTCTTGAATCTAACAGCTTCAAATATCTCTCGCGGACACCGTTACCTAGGTTCTCAAGAGGTTGTGATTGTGGACGCTAATGCTTATGAAGCAGCCTTGGCAGATGAATTTGTTATTGTAAACCAAGACGAACGAAAAGCATTAATCGAACAACAAATCGAACAATTAGCGAATGAAAACAAATATCAAATCGATATCGATGCTGACTTACTTGAAGAAGTTACCCAAATTGTTGAATACCCAACTGCCTTTATCGGCAACTTCGACGACAAATACTTAGCGTTACCGGATGAAGTATTGATCACTTCAATGAAGAACCACCAACGTTACTTCTATGTTAAAGACCAAGTAGGCAAATTGTTGCCATTATTCTTAGCTGTTCGTAACGGTAACGCTGATCACTTAGATAATGTCCGTAAGGGTAATCAAAAAGTCCTGACTGCACGTTTGGAGGATGGTTTCTTCTTCGTCAATGAAGATAAAACCAAAACGATTCAAGACTTCCAAGACCGTTTAGCTAAGGTAACTTTCCATGCTGAAATTGGTTCCTTACAGGAAAAAATGGCCCGTACTGGTCAAATCGCCAAATATCTAGCCGAAAAATGGTCCGGTCAGTTAGCTGACGTCCAAACCGGAGACATCACTCGTACTGGTGAAATCTACAAGTTCGATTTAATGACCGGTATTGTGGATGAGTTCTCAGAATTACAAGGGATTATGGGTGAAAAATATGCCTTAGCCTTTGGTGAAGTACCTGCAGTTGCTACTGCTATTCGCGAACACTACATGCCAATTTCTGCTGAAGGTGAATTGCCTGCTAGCCAATTGGGTAAATTGTTTGCTGTGTCAGATAAACTAGATTCAGTGATTTCATTCTTTAATATTGACCGAATTCCTTCTGGTTCAAACGATCCGTTTGCTTTACGTCGACAAACATCAGGAATTGTGCGTATTCTAATCGAAAATGAGTTAACTTTTGACTGGAAAACTGATATCATTAGTATCTTGCAGACTGTTTATGGTATTGAAGACCAAGAGCGCCTAGTTGAATTACAAACAGCTTTAAGCCAATTTGTGAATGACCGCTTGAAAGCTATCTTAAATGACCAAGAAGTTCGTTACGATATTGCGGATGCTGTTTTGCAAAGTCGTTCAGCGGATATCTTAAGAAAACTAGCGGCAAGTAAAGTCTTACAAGCAGCTAGTGAAAAAGCGTCATTTAAAGAAACGCTTGAAGCATGGAACCGTATTTTGAACTTGGGTGCGAAAGCCCGTGAATTAAATGTCCAAGATGTTACAATAGAAGAAAGTCGTTTTGAATCTGATTCAGAAGCTGCATTATTCAATGCCGCCAAAGGCTTAGAGATGACAAATGACATGCAGGACAACTATAATCAACTTGAGGCTTTAACACCAGTTATTACTGAATTCTTTGATAACAACATGGTATTTGCTGAAGATCAAACAGTACAAAACAACCGGTTAGCCATCTTAAGCATGATTGCGCAAGCCATTTTAACGCTTGCTGATACAAACCGTATTAACACGAAATAA
- the recO gene encoding DNA repair protein RecO: MRKDHYARFDGIVLFTRKYKEKDLLIKIFTKEFGKRMFFIKNIQRQNNGLREIAFPYMRASFVGTINDKGFSFLNDTDDVLFPKATISNIQANAYAAYMTGLTDAAFEDFIEEDKVFNLLWQGLGKIEAGVDPSVVANIFEIQLLPKFGVGPNFRSCAICGRDQGRFDYSMQYAGVLCEQHFHMDDRRLHWSPRASHFIRLFSQIPYDKLGQVDLQATTKTEIRQALDDLYEEYVGIHLKSKHFISQMETFVNPLDDKREKKYDNS; encoded by the coding sequence ATGCGAAAAGACCATTACGCGCGTTTCGATGGGATTGTCCTTTTTACGCGGAAATACAAGGAAAAAGACCTGCTAATTAAAATATTCACCAAGGAATTTGGTAAGCGGATGTTCTTCATTAAGAATATTCAACGACAGAATAACGGTTTAAGGGAAATTGCCTTTCCCTATATGCGAGCCTCTTTTGTGGGAACCATCAACGATAAAGGTTTTTCCTTTCTTAATGATACGGACGATGTTCTATTTCCAAAGGCAACGATCTCAAATATACAGGCTAATGCCTATGCAGCCTACATGACAGGGTTGACCGATGCCGCCTTTGAAGACTTCATTGAAGAAGACAAGGTGTTTAACCTGCTCTGGCAAGGTCTAGGCAAAATAGAAGCCGGCGTCGATCCGTCAGTCGTGGCCAATATATTTGAAATTCAGTTGCTGCCGAAATTCGGGGTGGGCCCTAACTTTAGGTCATGTGCTATTTGTGGCCGTGATCAAGGCCGTTTTGACTATTCCATGCAATATGCTGGCGTTTTATGCGAACAACATTTTCACATGGATGATAGGCGTCTCCATTGGTCACCACGGGCAAGTCATTTTATTCGACTGTTTAGTCAAATACCATATGACAAACTAGGTCAAGTGGACTTACAGGCGACAACAAAAACTGAAATTCGGCAAGCCTTGGATGATCTTTACGAAGAGTATGTAGGGATCCACTTAAAAAGTAAGCATTTTATCAGCCAAATGGAAACTTTCGTCAATCCGCTTGACGACAAAAGAGAAAAAAAGTATGATAATAGCTGA
- a CDS encoding diacylglycerol kinase family protein, giving the protein MLMDLKERKQVPKPPKVDKNHNFFESMGYALSGIKFAFIHERNIRYQILGLILVMSAAWFFALSIEKWLILILTCAIVICMEITNTIAEWIIDLVTDNQYHPIAKNVKDVAAGGVLISSTMAVIVGLLIFVPEILLFFKLT; this is encoded by the coding sequence ATGCTTATGGACTTAAAAGAGCGTAAACAAGTACCAAAACCACCAAAAGTGGATAAGAACCATAATTTTTTTGAATCAATGGGGTATGCCTTAAGTGGGATAAAATTTGCCTTTATTCATGAACGAAACATTCGTTACCAAATTTTGGGGTTGATTTTAGTCATGTCGGCCGCTTGGTTTTTTGCTTTGTCCATTGAAAAGTGGTTAATTTTAATTTTAACCTGTGCTATTGTGATCTGTATGGAAATTACCAATACCATTGCTGAGTGGATTATTGATTTAGTGACCGACAACCAATACCATCCCATTGCAAAAAATGTGAAGGATGTAGCGGCTGGTGGTGTACTGATTTCATCTACAATGGCTGTAATTGTTGGCTTGCTAATTTTTGTACCTGAGATTTTACTTTTTTTCAAATTAACATAA
- the era gene encoding GTPase Era, translated as MNIEDFNINDFDNIEDLEKLLEDDGDQAEDDFDGYKSGFVAIVGRPNVGKSTFLNRVVGQKVAIMSDKAQTTRNKIQAVYTTDEAQIVFIDTPGIHKPHNELGEFMNKSAYQSLEEVDAILMLVNAEEPIGPGDKFVFEKIKNYKTRKFLGVNKIDKVSPEALADFMQTIPSPESFDGIIPLSALNGNNVETLIDTLVGLLPTGPQYYPSEFITDHPEYFVVSELIREQILLNTYEEIPHSVAVQVDSMQKDELDRVHVYATIIVDQKSQKGIIIGKGGKMIKKIGVEARKEIENLLGSKIYLELWVKIIKNWRNNKANLGDLGYNHKNYKG; from the coding sequence TTGAATATAGAAGATTTTAATATAAATGATTTTGACAACATTGAGGATTTAGAAAAATTACTAGAGGATGACGGAGACCAAGCTGAAGATGACTTTGATGGTTATAAGTCAGGATTTGTAGCCATCGTTGGCCGTCCTAATGTTGGGAAATCAACCTTTTTAAACCGCGTTGTGGGGCAAAAAGTAGCCATTATGTCTGATAAGGCGCAAACGACGCGTAACAAAATCCAAGCGGTTTATACAACAGATGAGGCGCAAATTGTTTTCATTGATACACCAGGTATTCATAAACCTCATAATGAGTTGGGCGAATTTATGAATAAATCTGCCTACCAATCACTTGAAGAAGTAGATGCCATCTTAATGTTGGTGAATGCGGAAGAACCTATTGGTCCGGGTGACAAATTTGTCTTTGAAAAGATTAAAAACTACAAGACTCGTAAGTTCTTGGGTGTCAATAAAATTGATAAGGTATCCCCTGAAGCCTTAGCGGACTTTATGCAAACTATTCCAAGCCCAGAATCTTTTGACGGGATTATCCCACTATCTGCTTTAAACGGCAATAATGTGGAGACCTTGATCGATACCCTAGTTGGTTTATTGCCGACTGGACCACAATACTATCCATCTGAATTTATCACAGACCATCCAGAATACTTTGTGGTTTCTGAATTAATCCGTGAACAAATTTTATTAAATACGTATGAAGAAATCCCACATTCAGTTGCTGTTCAAGTAGACTCCATGCAAAAAGATGAACTGGACCGCGTGCATGTGTATGCAACCATTATCGTCGACCAAAAGAGTCAAAAGGGGATTATCATTGGTAAGGGCGGTAAGATGATCAAGAAAATTGGTGTTGAAGCCCGCAAGGAAATCGAAAATTTACTTGGGTCTAAAATCTATTTAGAACTTTGGGTGAAAATCATCAAAAACTGGCGTAACAACAAGGCTAACCTAGGTGACCTTGGCTACAACCATAAAAACTATAAGGGTTAA